The Microplitis mediator isolate UGA2020A chromosome 8, iyMicMedi2.1, whole genome shotgun sequence genome has a window encoding:
- the LOC130673546 gene encoding uncharacterized protein LOC130673546, whose translation MDSSQSIFKINDLFDNYDDIKEKMELYSATTHYKFSTANSKTLKSLKNIRQDFNVRLIYDEKYYRRSVNPKPSVLKQFKKENPRLKVVLCPAAIAFRTTQDKRHLKVTQFIPNHDHDPFDPPRLEKYKNEVVGNIIQHNEVMVEVSSPQPQAAGGSDDNINIITDSPIDFDEEFSVLLSKLEINIKSTINKNDQKNKLLQLIKMLTCFETDKNDYVNQTLNYGTIQSKVGSLSIYTSRSRGRGRGRKNRVIGLTGTQTGENSKTFEGLSDALKKIYILKLMFTDKNVIDRVVVNKEKIRMIDSNHLKSENIPDALASEMIEADIVKKLF comes from the exons ATGGATTCAAgtcaatcaatatttaaaattaatgatttgtTCGACAATTACGACgacattaaagaaaaaatggaATTATATTCGGCAACTACGCACTATAAATTTTCGACAGCGAATAGTAAAACGCTTaagtctttaaaaaatattcgccAAGACTTTAATGTGCGTTTAATTTATGATGAAAAGTACTACAGGCGCAGCGTTAATCCTAAACCGTCAGTTttgaaacaatttaaaaaagaaaatcctAG ATTAAAAGTAGTACTCTGTCCAGCGGCTATAGCTTTTAGAACGACACAAGATAAGAGACATCTAAAAGTCACCCAATTTATACCGAATCACGATCATGATCCGTTTGAT cCACCACgacttgaaaaatataaaaatgaagtgGTTGGGAACATTATTCAACATAATGAAGTTATG GTTGAAGTCTCGTCCCCTCAGCCACAAGCTGCTGGTGGATCGgatgataatataaatattattaccgATTCGCCTATCGATTTTGATGAAGAATTCAGTGTTTTGTTGTCAAAACTTGAAATCAATATTAAGTCCACGATTAATAAAAAcgatcagaaaaataaacttcttcAACTCATCAAAATGTTGACATGTTTCGAGActgataaaaatgattatgttAACCAAACACTGAATTATGGAACTATACAATCGAAAGTTGGATCGCTCTCGATATACACAAGTCGGTCTCGTGGACGTGGTAGAGGTCGAAAAAACCGTGTTATTGGCCTTACCGGAACTCAAACAGGCGAAAATAGTAAAACATTTGAAGGATTAAGTgatgctttaaaaaaaatatacattttaaaattaatgtttacagataaaaatgttattgacAGAGTTGttgttaataaagaaaaaatcagaatGATAGATTCAAACCATCTAAAATCGGAAAATATTCCGGATGCTTTGGCAAGTGAAATGATAGAAGCAGATATCGTCAAAAAGCTTTTTTGA
- the LOC130673547 gene encoding uncharacterized protein LOC130673547 isoform X2: MENMPKNVLMNTLGLNCGPNSHRYAERMDAARIKVADKRANDNTREGRLQRRHQQIDILEAAMSAEELLYGPGIDDSV, from the exons atggaaaatatgcccaaaaacg tcttgatgaatacactaggacttaattgtgggcctaattctcatcggtatgcagaaagaatggatgctgcacgtatcaaagtagcagataagcgcgctaatgataacacccgagaaggtcgattgcaacgtaggcaccagcaaatcgatattttggaagctgctatgtcggctgaagagctattatatggtccaggaatagatgactcagt atga
- the LOC130673547 gene encoding uncharacterized protein LOC130673547 isoform X1: MNIFLPVENMKSAIMATFYHYGSSDEKPNHDMCPKGEESWCSYQRAEARGELDTFSHDYSPLPSDVLKAIKPIYEDLSNENLLSRCVGGFNQNNNESFNQLVWKICPKTVNTSFTIVQIAAYVAMCIFNEGINSLLVLMNTLGLNCGPNSHRYAERMDAARIKVADKRANDNTREGRLQRRHQQIDILEAAMSAEELLYGPGIDDSV; this comes from the exons atgaatatattccttcctgttgaaaatatgaaatctgctataatggcaaccttttatcactacggctcgagtgatgaaaaaccgaatcatgatatgtgtccaaaaggcgaagaatcttggtgctcttaccagcgcgctgaagcaagaggagagcttgataccttttctcacgattattctcctttaccttctgatgttttaaaagctatcaagcctatatacgaagatcttagtaatgaaaatttactttcaagatgtgtaggtggattcaatcagaataataatgaaagctttaaccaactagtatggaaaatatgcccaaaaacggtaaatactagttttactatcgtacaaatagctgcatacgttgctatgtgtatatttaatgagggtataaattcattattagtcttgatgaatacactaggacttaattgtgggcctaattctcatcggtatgcagaaagaatggatgctgcacgtatcaaagtagcagataagcgcgctaatgataacacccgagaaggtcgattgcaacgtaggcaccagcaaatcgatattttggaagctgctatgtcggctgaagagctattatatggtccaggaatagatgactcagt atga